The genomic DNA CGACTCGCGGCGCTCCAGAAAGTCATCGGGAATCTCGATGTCGTCGGGGGTGACCCACGGCGGGGGCGGTTTCACCGCCGGCATGCGGGGGCCGGTGATGATTTTGCCGCTGGACTTGTCGAACTCCCAGGGGTCCGAGCCCCAGTCGATCGTCGCGCCGAGGGCGGCCGCGCCCATGATGATGCAGAAATAGGGAGCGATGGTGTCGAAGCCGAGATCGGTGTAGCTGCGTTCGGCGAGCATCGCCACGGCTTCGGCGGAATAGTGGGCGTCGGGCCACTCGATGCCGAGCAGCCGCATCTGCTCGTAGGTGGCCAGGGACGTCGGGCTTCCCACGGCGATGGCGTCGGTGGGCTTGCCGAGCAGCGCGTTCACATAGCGTTCGCGGCCCGTCATCGTCGCTGCGCTGTCGGTCGCAGTCATTTGGCACTCCCGGTCTGCCGCCCGCCCACGCCTTGCCGTGGCCAGTATAGGTGGGAGGCCGCGGCGCTCCGGCGCACGGTGGCGCGTAAGTCAAATGCCCGTTAGCATCGGGTAGCTCCGCGCAATGCCGCGGGGCGCTTGCAGGCACGAACCCTTTGACGCCATACCCCACCATCAACCTATCGGAGGCTAGCCATGGCTGCCCCGCTGATAGCGATCATCGCCGGCGTGGCGATGCTCGCCCTGGGGCTCGTGGCGGGCTACTTCTATCAAGTTTGGCTATCCGGATCGCGCATGCGCAGCCTCGCGCAGCGGGTCGAGGAGGAGCTGAAGGCCGCCGAAGCCCAGCAACGAGCCCTGATCGAGACGACCACGCGAAATGCGCGCCAAGCCTGGGAAGCGGGCGAGCGCGAACTGGCCGAACGTCGCCGCGAGATGCAGCGCCAAGAGCAGCGCGCGCAGCAGCGGGACGAGCGACTGGAGGCGCGCGCCGGGGCGCTTGAGGAGCGCGAGCGCGCGTCGTTGGCCCGCGAGGCCGAGCATGACGCCGCGCGCCGCCAGCTCGAGGCCGACGCGCAGGCGCAGGAAGCAGCGCGCCAGGAGCATCTGGCGGCGTTGGAGCGCGCGGCCAGCCTGACGCGCGATGAGGCGCGCACGGAGCTGGTGCGCAGCATCGAGCAAGAGGTGTCCGCCGACGCCGAGCAGATGGTGCGCCAGGTCGAGGCCGACGCCAAGGAGCGGGCGGAAGCCCGCGCGCGGTGGCTCGTGGGCCTGGCCCTGCAGCGCGTCGCCGCGTCCCACACCACCGAGGTGACGACCTCGGTCGTGGACCTCAAGAACGACGACATGAAGGGCCGGATCATCGGACGCGAGGGCCGCAACATTCGCGCCCTGGAAGCGGCCACCGGGGTCGACGTCATCATCGACGACACGCCCGAAACCGTGGTGCTCTCCGCCTTCGATCCGGTGCGGCGCGAGGTGGCGCGGGTGGCCTTGCGGCGCCTGACCGAGGACGGCCGCATCCATCCGGCGCGCATCGAGGAGGCCGTGGCCAAGGCTCAATCCGAGGTCACGGAAATCATCGCCCAGGAAGGCGAACGGGCCGCATTCGACGCCAAGATCACTGGGCTGCCGCCCGAGATCCTGCGCTACATGGGGCGCCTGCGCTTCC from Chloroflexota bacterium includes the following:
- the rny gene encoding ribonuclease Y; translation: MAAPLIAIIAGVAMLALGLVAGYFYQVWLSGSRMRSLAQRVEEELKAAEAQQRALIETTTRNARQAWEAGERELAERRREMQRQEQRAQQRDERLEARAGALEERERASLAREAEHDAARRQLEADAQAQEAARQEHLAALERAASLTRDEARTELVRSIEQEVSADAEQMVRQVEADAKERAEARARWLVGLALQRVAASHTTEVTTSVVDLKNDDMKGRIIGREGRNIRALEAATGVDVIIDDTPETVVLSAFDPVRREVARVALRRLTEDGRIHPARIEEAVAKAQSEVTEIIAQEGERAAFDAKITGLPPEILRYMGRLRFRHSYGQNVLSHSVEVALLAATMTSEVGGDVELARTAGFVHDIGKGIDHEVDGPHALIGGELLRRHGVSEDVAHAAEAHHFEVELRSFEAFAVAAADAISGSRPGARRETVTRYLQRLEKLEEIASSFDGVKSCYAIQAGRELRVMVQPSSIDELGVHRLTREIADRVQEDLEYPGQIKITAIRETRSVEYAK